The following proteins come from a genomic window of Microscilla marina ATCC 23134:
- a CDS encoding CHAT domain-containing protein — MWGDNSICKFWEASIWLVGLNLVMIGQVFSQTWHITQEVNKQELAYYNARHTYFSQQKMPDSALHYLAKSNEHVQVLGDYVTYFHNLYLLGSYAQQTYQYNYGLELLLEGLRHYPVCLKLIPDSLEKRVLGNVATVFSKIATIYNAKGAFYAALDYRTKYLNLRKELFGFNHVLTAHAYNTLGLAYKHVKDYRKALRCYNNALSIYTQLPGHLSKFKMYPLSNMGDLYQQKGEYDVALNYLQKALKKSLEELGGGAANYTNIGDTYNKTEKYGLALENYQKALELRRNRLGEKHPFVAVLYNQLGALYYKQKKYGQALRFYQKALVSNHRIFNDTANVYALPTSSDQVYSNSTLLTSFTEKSVTLEKVSRSKNNLEQAYKTYELADQLADKMRENLSRKSDGLRLTSKVASLYDNALQLCWKLSQYDATQQVGNQKENKSQTGNGVATVNKYNPYLKKAFYFAEKGKSSVLRKLATDASARIKSNIPEAVLNQERKLNGSILYYQRQLNRFQIKKALNKKDSVQKQSFENRIFDLRRKYDDLLRGLEQRYPDYYDLKHNTYIATVADVQKRLDEKTALIEYVLTDEQLYSFVITKAGFWVKQQAVNRKKTEAEIKKWFYNIKGGTDDSYLERGHRFFKQFIQPIEKHISSKKHLLIVPDGLLSNLPFEAFITKPHPPNGKQHQYPYLIRRWGVTLYPSASLALLKQQRRKATHTQEFMGFAPVFQTKYATSGIFRRNLSALPYTKTEVENIHRLFTSLKRTSKIYTGEQVSERMIKNLTGYYRFVHFATHGMLDDDTPILAFYPDKVIDSAQANDGELSLEEIFNLKFKADMVVLSSCQGGAGRNVKGEGILAITRGFVYLGVPHIIYTLWSVNDKDAAELMIRFYKLLNQNKTYREALRLAKLSMLQDPKTAWPKWWAGFTMMSKMK; from the coding sequence ATGTGGGGGGATAATAGTATTTGTAAGTTTTGGGAGGCAAGTATTTGGCTAGTGGGACTGAACTTGGTAATGATAGGACAGGTTTTTTCGCAAACATGGCATATTACACAAGAAGTCAATAAACAAGAGTTAGCTTATTATAACGCCAGGCATACCTATTTTTCCCAACAAAAAATGCCTGATAGTGCATTACATTATTTAGCAAAAAGTAATGAGCATGTACAGGTTTTGGGGGATTACGTTACTTATTTTCATAATTTATATTTATTAGGGTCTTATGCCCAGCAAACCTATCAATACAATTATGGTTTAGAGTTATTACTGGAAGGTCTAAGACACTACCCTGTTTGTTTAAAGCTTATACCTGATTCATTAGAAAAACGTGTGTTAGGTAATGTTGCCACAGTGTTTTCTAAAATAGCTACAATATATAATGCAAAAGGGGCTTTTTATGCAGCATTAGACTATCGTACTAAGTACTTGAATTTGCGCAAAGAACTTTTTGGATTTAACCATGTTTTAACTGCCCATGCGTACAATACTTTAGGTTTAGCCTATAAGCATGTAAAGGATTATAGAAAAGCTTTACGCTGTTATAACAATGCATTAAGCATTTATACTCAATTACCTGGACATTTGTCTAAATTTAAAATGTACCCCTTAAGTAATATGGGTGATTTATACCAACAAAAAGGAGAGTATGATGTTGCATTAAACTATTTGCAGAAGGCATTAAAAAAGTCACTAGAAGAGTTGGGTGGAGGAGCCGCAAATTATACTAATATAGGCGATACTTATAATAAGACTGAAAAATATGGCTTAGCATTGGAAAATTACCAAAAAGCATTAGAACTGCGTAGAAACCGTTTGGGCGAAAAGCATCCTTTTGTTGCAGTGTTATATAATCAACTGGGAGCCCTGTATTACAAACAAAAAAAATACGGTCAAGCCCTTCGGTTTTATCAAAAGGCATTGGTCTCTAATCACCGTATATTCAATGATACAGCCAATGTATATGCTTTGCCAACGAGCAGTGATCAAGTATATAGTAATAGTACTTTATTAACAAGCTTCACTGAAAAATCGGTTACGCTAGAAAAAGTTTCTCGCAGTAAAAATAATCTAGAACAAGCCTATAAAACCTATGAACTAGCTGATCAATTAGCCGATAAAATGAGGGAAAATCTTTCCCGCAAGAGCGATGGTTTACGCCTTACCTCTAAAGTTGCCTCCTTGTACGACAATGCCCTGCAACTATGCTGGAAACTAAGCCAATATGACGCTACTCAACAAGTAGGCAACCAAAAAGAGAATAAAAGCCAAACAGGTAATGGGGTTGCCACTGTTAACAAATACAACCCTTACCTTAAGAAAGCCTTCTACTTTGCCGAAAAGGGCAAGTCGAGCGTATTGCGTAAGCTGGCTACCGATGCCTCCGCCCGTATCAAGAGCAATATTCCCGAAGCAGTGCTCAACCAGGAGCGTAAACTGAATGGGTCTATTTTGTATTATCAACGCCAATTGAACCGCTTTCAAATAAAAAAAGCTCTCAACAAAAAAGACAGCGTGCAAAAACAATCGTTTGAAAACCGCATATTTGACCTCAGAAGAAAATACGATGACTTGTTGCGAGGGCTTGAGCAACGCTACCCTGATTATTACGACCTCAAACACAACACTTATATCGCTACCGTAGCCGATGTACAAAAGCGTTTAGACGAAAAAACGGCACTGATAGAGTATGTGCTCACCGACGAACAACTGTATAGTTTTGTCATTACCAAAGCAGGTTTTTGGGTGAAGCAGCAGGCTGTCAACCGCAAAAAGACCGAAGCAGAAATAAAGAAATGGTTTTACAACATCAAAGGGGGTACTGATGACAGCTACCTGGAGCGGGGGCATCGTTTTTTCAAACAGTTTATTCAACCCATCGAAAAGCATATCTCCTCTAAAAAACATTTATTGATTGTGCCAGATGGTTTGTTGAGTAATTTGCCCTTTGAGGCATTTATTACCAAGCCCCACCCACCCAATGGTAAACAACACCAATACCCTTACCTGATCCGAAGGTGGGGGGTTACTTTGTACCCATCGGCAAGCCTTGCCTTGCTAAAACAACAACGGCGTAAAGCAACGCATACCCAGGAGTTTATGGGTTTTGCACCGGTTTTTCAGACCAAATACGCAACAAGTGGTATTTTTAGACGCAACCTGAGTGCTTTGCCCTATACCAAAACCGAAGTGGAAAACATCCATCGCTTGTTTACCAGCTTAAAAAGAACCAGCAAAATATATACAGGCGAGCAAGTGTCGGAACGAATGATCAAAAACCTGACAGGATACTATCGTTTTGTGCATTTTGCTACCCACGGAATGCTGGACGATGACACCCCCATTCTGGCTTTTTATCCTGACAAGGTCATTGACTCAGCCCAGGCAAATGATGGTGAATTGTCGCTGGAAGAAATATTTAACCTCAAGTTCAAAGCCGACATGGTAGTCTTGAGCAGTTGTCAGGGGGGGGCCGGACGCAATGTAAAAGGCGAAGGAATACTGGCCATTACCAGAGGGTTTGTATATTTGGGGGTGCCTCATATTATTTATACCTTATGGTCGGTAAACGACAAGGATGCGGCCGAATTGATGATTCGTTTTTACAAGCTGCTCAATCAAAACAAAACCTACCGTGAAGCATTGCGCCTTGCCAAGTTGTCGATGTTGCAAGATCCCAAAACAGCCTGGCCTAAATGGTGGGCGGGTTTTACCATGATGAGCAAGATGAAATAG
- a CDS encoding PP2C family protein-serine/threonine phosphatase, with the protein MLLNIVLVLIAGLLVVVAVLQRNTIYTQKEEITHLQSQTQHQEEQLTQQKKEYLKGLKALEVAQKNRDEQQQTLEFNNQKMHANEQVLIKAYNQLKASQEEIKYQKTMLEETFEELKIKNNRLTDSIIYAKRIQQAILPNHIEIKKSFSDAFIIFLPKDMVSGDFYWFTQIGNKTFIATVDCTGHGVPGAFMSIIGHTLLNQIVREKEIFEPSEILETLDTDIYTALHQQESKSIDGMDLSLCCIETPMGSTRLKQANDKVKVVFCGAKSTLYYSQVGQILKIKGNRRSLGGWLKRSKYPFTNHEIHLPKGEMLYLTTDGYTDAANPRRRHFGTTKLVKLMTQIQTLPLYKQKQYFEKRLQKHQKGTEQRDDITVMGIRI; encoded by the coding sequence ATGCTGTTGAATATTGTATTGGTACTCATTGCGGGACTTTTGGTTGTTGTTGCTGTACTTCAGCGAAATACGATCTACACACAAAAGGAAGAAATAACACATCTTCAGTCTCAAACGCAACATCAGGAAGAGCAATTGACCCAACAAAAAAAAGAGTATTTAAAGGGATTGAAGGCACTTGAAGTTGCCCAAAAAAACCGGGATGAACAACAACAAACGCTAGAGTTTAATAACCAGAAAATGCACGCAAATGAACAGGTGCTCATCAAAGCATACAACCAATTGAAAGCGAGCCAGGAAGAAATAAAGTACCAAAAAACAATGCTCGAAGAAACGTTTGAAGAACTTAAAATAAAAAATAACCGCCTCACCGACAGCATCATATATGCCAAGCGTATTCAGCAAGCTATTCTTCCTAATCACATCGAAATCAAGAAGTCTTTTAGTGATGCTTTTATCATTTTTTTGCCCAAAGATATGGTATCGGGTGACTTTTACTGGTTTACTCAAATAGGCAACAAAACATTTATTGCTACGGTTGACTGCACGGGACACGGTGTACCCGGAGCCTTTATGAGTATCATAGGGCACACTTTGCTCAACCAGATTGTGCGTGAAAAAGAAATATTTGAACCCAGTGAGATTCTCGAAACCCTGGATACCGATATTTATACTGCGTTGCATCAGCAAGAGTCTAAAAGCATAGATGGCATGGACTTGAGTTTGTGCTGTATAGAAACACCTATGGGGTCTACCCGGCTCAAGCAAGCCAACGACAAGGTCAAGGTAGTATTTTGCGGAGCCAAGTCTACCCTTTATTACAGCCAAGTGGGTCAAATATTGAAAATAAAGGGCAACCGACGCTCTTTGGGAGGGTGGCTCAAGCGTAGCAAGTACCCATTTACCAACCACGAAATACATTTGCCCAAAGGAGAAATGCTTTACCTTACTACCGATGGCTATACTGATGCTGCCAACCCACGACGCAGGCATTTTGGCACCACCAAGCTGGTAAAACTGATGACTCAAATACAAACACTTCCGCTGTATAAACAAAAGCAATACTTTGAAAAACGGCTCCAAAAACACCAGAAAGGTACTGAACAACGCGACGATATTACAGTTATGGGCATTAGGATTTAA
- the cas6 gene encoding CRISPR-associated endoribonuclease Cas6 — protein sequence MRYKITLKTTDAYTVIPINYQYELSSCILGICKDANTKYQRFLKQHKLPARRKNFQWFSFSNLYVPRREIFADRLQVISPKISFIISFYLDPSAERFIKDLFLDRQMYLGDKFSQARFIVENVEPLPLRMPSTTVSFKTLSPLLISKLNNRGNVDYLPPEHPEYENLFLQALLGKYVKVLQETNQTPESSTHQRIEFEVNHYKKIKSRLITVKAHTTNEARIRGFMYEFRLTAPKEIIELGLLTGFGEKNRLGFGACETVY from the coding sequence ATGAGATACAAAATCACCCTCAAAACTACCGATGCCTATACTGTTATTCCAATTAACTATCAGTATGAGCTATCTTCGTGTATTTTGGGTATTTGCAAAGATGCCAATACCAAGTACCAGCGTTTTTTGAAGCAGCACAAACTCCCTGCCCGTAGGAAAAACTTTCAATGGTTTTCATTTTCAAATTTATACGTGCCACGGCGCGAAATATTTGCCGATCGTTTGCAGGTCATTAGCCCAAAAATCTCTTTTATTATATCATTTTATTTAGACCCTTCAGCTGAGCGGTTTATCAAGGATTTATTTTTGGACAGACAAATGTATCTGGGCGACAAGTTTTCTCAGGCACGCTTTATTGTAGAAAACGTAGAGCCTTTGCCTTTGCGCATGCCAAGTACTACGGTATCGTTTAAAACTTTGTCTCCATTGTTGATCAGTAAGCTCAATAACCGAGGCAATGTAGACTATTTGCCTCCTGAACACCCTGAGTACGAAAACCTTTTTTTACAAGCATTGCTTGGCAAGTATGTAAAAGTGTTGCAGGAAACTAACCAAACTCCTGAAAGCTCAACGCACCAAAGGATAGAGTTTGAGGTAAACCATTACAAAAAGATAAAGTCAAGACTCATTACGGTAAAAGCGCACACCACCAACGAGGCGCGTATCAGGGGCTTTATGTATGAGTTTAGGCTTACTGCTCCCAAAGAAATCATAGAGCTTGGGTTGCTTACTGGCTTTGGCGAGAAAAACAGGTTAGGCTTTGGAGCTTGTGAAACGGTGTATTGA
- a CDS encoding PAS domain-containing protein — translation MRKYKIFVRITIIALFFFNHLLFAQVAGEDSLRKLLPKLQGKQKIRALNHLAYLLRHSSAPIKTEEYAQKALEISLRMNDSYGVASSYANIGHYFFAISNYQQAYEYFFKAHDLFVENKHLLEAAESSRNMGNVLRRQGKYKEADRHYDDALVIFQDLNDQKGIANILSNQGQIAIHSNNNGRAKELLNKSLKVARKIGYKESEARSLGRLAYLYALLSDNKKALELLYQELDIAKELKNQDLETDANNDIGKVLILLENYDKAVDHLSRALKLGHEMKAKERVLASYEEMANLYKAKGDFKQAYNYQLKVRAMEHEIRDSDARVRIASLKSQYEIKKTTTENSLLRQKVELNRFIIGGGIIFISIVVILGLFLVRSNRQKNTINQELINQTNALRVKQEKFELQNEELRSQKEILMITITELNQHRDHLEELVDERTLELTQSNEQLVNNLLRQTTLSEISSIFNSLDSFDEQVREVLHLLGGHTNVSRVSIYEDESDGEKSLNTFEWCRKGIENRQHKFRTLIYARVPYYKKVIEESGIFIITDADTEGSEAVQKSLKAQGIKSLLVAPLYVQGKHFGLIGFDECLIKRNWSENEIELIKTIANIISNAYEKRLAYHNLRQTKEQAQKSEAQLKLIYNNTHELMTLFKVEEEGMPVLESTNQHVIEMFAFRGEVITPAELIGVKIDEYYKRAFYQDDDKLHREIQRVKRVLKKKQEVLFTDRLDLDGGKVLFRENRLTPIINEQGDCTHLLIISRDITKNRIAKAALKESETRLKLAIEAAHQGLWDWDIRANENYLSPDFYRILGYQYYENPPIPFKPDYDQWLSHVHPDDRPKVANFQQRYLDEEIPKYEVELRIRCKDGSYKWVASKGQIVQKNRLGIPIRMVGIINDITERKHTDELLRRSEEQMKMTVQNVPVMINALDEKLNFVMWNAECERITGYSSQEIIGNRHVFQMLIPDDKYRKKVYRQWLVRKGDFKNWEVAIICKDGTEKIISWTQNSKHYPIAGWAHWGVGVDVTDRNKALYALRDSEETLKLAMNAAKQGLWDWDTKNNKYNSFQYYHLLGYRPNEFEATHENWVSLIHPDDVQNVLNTQQRYLTAETPDYSLEYRMRAKKGTYKWFFAKGKTVARDEQGRPERMIGIISDISELKQATQSLRESERQLSTLMSNLPGMVYRCHNNQERPMVFVSEGSTALTGITPEEFIEGKRKFNDIILPEHKTILWEEAQTALKENRPFEVEYPVMVDGQIKWLWEKGRLTGQPGDVKEPMIEGFIADITDRKNAQEELLALKNDLERQVTQRTKELRESNHQLSLLLQESQENAETLKAQEEELRQNVEQLNKTNVALERKQQELNEAHSRFELIHQGIGEGLWEIFVPQNKKLGKEALAWVSPKMLNILDITSPDNHIDLTAWHNKIHPEEREEVIQRFETYINNPDWIQPYFVEYRMLMGNGEYHWFRESGIVARDEYGNPSKVAGSLINIHEKKHAEEALRESEARLQYALEATRDGLYDIDMLEDRTFASSNYYRMLGFEPDEFDVNGQVWRKLLHHEDKEKVITAFDQYKELNFPFYSIEYRMQCKDGEYKWFLDRGKAVEFSQVGKAIRTIGTMTNIDERKRYEEDLQSAKAAAEAASQAKSVFLASMSHDLRTPLNGILGYAQILKKEKNITPPQRDGLQIIERSGEQLLLLINDILHLSKIESGKLELENNDFNFADFVKNVVSITRVWAENKNIDYRFESPAQLPYFVNGDEKRIRQILFNLLSNAIKFTDEGGVTFRITHTPHPTKVLNHIFVFEVEDTGTGIPKDTIAKIFEPFHQVRGSRHQAEGTGLGLAICNRLVKLMDGSIQVESTLGKGSLFKLTIDMPVTNSELPQPPQEERNIVGYQGDTIKLLVVDDREENRMVLNNMLSPLGFEVYEAIDGEDAVNKTREYEPECVIMDLVMPNMDGFEAVKLIREDASLKGIKIIACSASVYDYDRNQSVAVGCNDFVPKPVNIAEMLATLARHLAIEWVYEQALEVVSNSSAKVVPQNKEMIFPSQEVLQQIYKLALIGDVESLVERLTGLEEEDEGFVPFVAKIRTFAREYKMKLIRQFIKSQLKTDE, via the coding sequence ATGCGCAAGTATAAGATATTTGTAAGAATAACCATTATTGCTTTATTTTTTTTCAATCATTTACTATTTGCTCAAGTTGCCGGAGAAGATAGTCTGCGGAAGCTATTGCCTAAACTGCAGGGCAAACAAAAAATTAGAGCACTCAACCATTTGGCTTATTTACTACGCCACTCTTCGGCTCCCATCAAGACAGAAGAATACGCCCAAAAAGCCTTGGAAATTTCGCTGAGAATGAACGATAGTTATGGGGTAGCAAGTAGCTACGCCAATATTGGGCATTACTTTTTTGCCATCAGCAATTATCAGCAGGCCTATGAGTATTTTTTCAAAGCACATGACCTTTTTGTTGAAAACAAACATTTGCTCGAAGCAGCCGAAAGCTCCCGTAATATGGGGAATGTGTTGCGGCGACAAGGTAAATACAAAGAGGCAGATCGACACTATGACGATGCGTTGGTGATTTTTCAAGATTTAAACGATCAAAAGGGAATAGCTAACATATTGAGTAACCAAGGACAGATTGCCATTCATAGCAATAACAACGGCAGGGCAAAAGAGCTATTGAACAAAAGCCTGAAGGTAGCCCGAAAAATTGGCTATAAAGAAAGCGAGGCACGCTCGTTGGGCAGGTTGGCTTACCTCTATGCCTTGCTGAGCGACAACAAAAAGGCGTTGGAGTTGCTCTATCAGGAACTAGACATAGCCAAAGAGCTTAAAAACCAAGACCTTGAAACCGACGCAAATAATGATATTGGCAAGGTGTTAATTTTGCTTGAAAATTACGACAAGGCAGTTGACCACCTCTCAAGGGCTTTGAAACTGGGGCACGAAATGAAAGCAAAAGAGCGGGTGCTTGCCAGTTATGAAGAAATGGCCAATTTATACAAAGCCAAAGGCGACTTTAAACAAGCGTATAACTACCAGCTTAAGGTAAGGGCAATGGAACATGAAATAAGAGACTCTGATGCCAGAGTACGCATTGCCAGTTTGAAGTCACAGTATGAGATCAAGAAAACGACCACCGAAAATAGTTTGCTAAGGCAAAAAGTAGAGCTCAACAGGTTTATTATAGGAGGAGGTATTATATTCATTTCTATAGTTGTCATTTTGGGCCTTTTTCTTGTGAGAAGCAATCGCCAAAAAAATACGATTAACCAAGAGTTGATTAACCAAACAAATGCATTAAGGGTCAAGCAAGAAAAATTTGAGTTGCAAAACGAAGAACTACGCTCTCAAAAAGAAATCTTGATGATTACAATTACTGAACTCAACCAACACCGTGACCACCTGGAAGAACTGGTAGACGAGCGAACCCTTGAGCTTACCCAGTCGAACGAGCAACTTGTAAATAACCTGCTACGTCAAACTACACTCTCCGAAATATCATCTATTTTTAACTCCCTGGATAGTTTCGACGAACAGGTCAGAGAAGTATTGCACCTGTTGGGGGGGCACACCAACGTAAGCCGGGTATCTATTTACGAAGATGAAAGTGATGGAGAAAAAAGCCTCAACACTTTTGAGTGGTGTCGCAAAGGTATCGAGAATCGCCAGCATAAATTCCGGACTTTAATCTATGCCAGGGTTCCCTATTACAAAAAAGTGATAGAAGAATCAGGCATTTTTATTATTACCGATGCCGATACCGAAGGCTCCGAAGCAGTACAAAAATCGTTGAAAGCACAAGGAATAAAATCGTTGTTGGTGGCACCGTTGTATGTACAGGGCAAACATTTTGGCTTGATTGGTTTTGACGAGTGTTTGATCAAACGCAACTGGAGCGAAAACGAAATAGAACTCATAAAAACCATTGCCAATATTATTTCTAACGCTTATGAAAAGCGACTGGCGTACCACAACCTGAGGCAAACTAAAGAGCAAGCCCAAAAAAGCGAGGCACAGCTCAAGCTGATTTATAACAACACCCATGAACTAATGACTTTGTTTAAGGTAGAAGAAGAAGGGATGCCAGTGCTGGAGTCTACCAATCAACATGTCATCGAAATGTTTGCGTTTAGAGGCGAAGTAATCACTCCAGCTGAACTTATAGGCGTCAAAATAGACGAATATTATAAAAGGGCTTTTTATCAGGACGATGACAAGCTACACCGTGAGATTCAACGGGTAAAAAGAGTATTGAAGAAAAAACAAGAAGTGTTGTTTACCGACAGGCTAGACCTGGACGGGGGCAAAGTGCTATTTAGAGAAAACCGTCTCACCCCCATTATCAACGAACAGGGCGACTGTACCCACTTGTTGATTATTAGCCGTGATATTACCAAAAATCGCATTGCCAAGGCAGCACTGAAAGAAAGCGAAACCCGTTTGAAGCTTGCCATTGAAGCCGCCCATCAAGGCTTATGGGACTGGGACATTCGTGCCAACGAAAACTACCTCAGCCCCGACTTTTACCGCATTTTGGGGTATCAATACTACGAAAACCCTCCCATTCCATTTAAGCCCGATTACGACCAGTGGCTGTCGCATGTACACCCCGATGACCGCCCAAAAGTGGCCAATTTTCAACAACGATACCTGGACGAGGAAATTCCTAAATATGAGGTAGAGCTCAGGATCAGGTGCAAAGACGGTAGCTACAAATGGGTGGCCTCTAAAGGACAAATTGTGCAGAAAAATCGCTTGGGCATTCCTATACGAATGGTAGGCATTATCAATGATATTACCGAAAGGAAACACACCGACGAGCTGTTGCGACGCAGTGAGGAGCAAATGAAAATGACGGTGCAAAATGTGCCAGTAATGATCAACGCTTTGGATGAAAAGCTCAACTTTGTGATGTGGAATGCCGAGTGTGAGCGCATTACCGGGTATTCATCGCAAGAAATTATTGGCAACCGTCATGTGTTTCAAATGTTGATTCCTGATGACAAATACCGTAAAAAAGTATACAGGCAATGGTTGGTGCGCAAAGGAGATTTTAAGAACTGGGAGGTGGCAATTATATGTAAAGATGGCACCGAAAAAATTATATCCTGGACTCAAAACTCTAAACACTATCCTATAGCGGGTTGGGCACATTGGGGTGTAGGAGTAGATGTAACCGATCGTAACAAGGCTTTATACGCTTTGCGCGATAGTGAAGAAACACTCAAGCTGGCAATGAATGCTGCTAAACAAGGTTTGTGGGATTGGGATACCAAAAACAATAAATACAATAGTTTTCAGTATTACCACTTGTTGGGCTATCGCCCCAATGAGTTTGAGGCTACCCACGAAAACTGGGTGTCGCTTATTCACCCCGACGATGTTCAGAATGTACTGAATACTCAGCAGCGTTATTTAACCGCCGAAACCCCTGACTATAGCTTAGAGTATAGAATGCGCGCCAAGAAAGGTACCTATAAATGGTTTTTTGCCAAGGGTAAAACTGTAGCCAGAGATGAGCAAGGTCGCCCCGAACGAATGATTGGTATCATCTCCGACATTTCGGAGTTGAAACAGGCTACCCAAAGTTTACGCGAAAGCGAACGACAACTATCTACCTTGATGTCGAACCTGCCTGGAATGGTATATCGTTGCCACAACAACCAAGAAAGACCGATGGTGTTTGTAAGTGAAGGTAGTACCGCATTAACAGGCATTACCCCAGAAGAGTTTATCGAAGGTAAACGGAAGTTTAATGATATCATATTGCCAGAGCACAAGACAATCCTATGGGAAGAAGCCCAAACCGCGCTCAAAGAAAACCGCCCGTTTGAGGTAGAGTACCCGGTAATGGTAGATGGGCAGATCAAGTGGTTGTGGGAAAAGGGGCGTTTGACGGGGCAACCTGGTGATGTAAAAGAGCCTATGATTGAGGGTTTCATTGCTGATATTACTGATCGTAAAAATGCTCAAGAAGAACTCCTGGCGTTGAAAAATGACCTGGAACGCCAGGTGACCCAACGTACCAAAGAACTGAGAGAGTCTAACCATCAGTTAAGTTTGTTGTTGCAAGAGTCACAGGAAAATGCGGAAACCCTCAAGGCACAAGAAGAGGAACTCAGACAAAACGTAGAGCAACTCAATAAAACCAATGTAGCACTAGAGCGAAAGCAGCAAGAGTTGAACGAAGCCCATAGTCGCTTTGAGCTTATTCACCAGGGAATAGGGGAGGGGCTCTGGGAAATCTTTGTGCCCCAAAACAAAAAACTGGGCAAAGAGGCGTTGGCTTGGGTGTCGCCCAAAATGTTAAACATATTAGACATTACCTCACCCGATAACCATATTGACCTGACCGCCTGGCACAATAAAATTCACCCTGAAGAACGCGAGGAAGTAATTCAGCGTTTTGAAACTTACATCAATAATCCTGATTGGATTCAGCCATATTTTGTAGAGTATAGAATGCTCATGGGCAATGGCGAATATCATTGGTTTAGAGAAAGCGGTATTGTGGCACGTGATGAATATGGCAACCCGTCTAAAGTAGCCGGATCGTTGATCAACATTCATGAGAAAAAGCACGCTGAGGAAGCTTTACGCGAAAGCGAAGCCCGTTTGCAATATGCATTGGAAGCTACCCGTGATGGTTTGTATGACATAGACATGCTCGAAGATAGAACCTTTGCCAGTAGTAACTATTACCGTATGTTAGGCTTTGAGCCTGACGAATTTGACGTAAACGGACAAGTGTGGCGCAAACTCTTGCACCATGAAGACAAAGAAAAAGTGATTACTGCTTTTGATCAGTACAAAGAACTCAACTTCCCGTTTTACTCCATCGAATATCGTATGCAGTGCAAAGATGGTGAGTATAAGTGGTTTTTAGACCGGGGCAAAGCCGTAGAATTTAGTCAGGTGGGCAAGGCCATTCGCACCATTGGTACGATGACCAATATAGATGAGCGTAAACGTTATGAAGAAGATCTGCAAAGCGCCAAAGCTGCAGCAGAAGCAGCAAGCCAGGCAAAAAGTGTGTTTTTGGCAAGTATGAGCCACGACTTACGTACGCCATTGAACGGGATTTTAGGATACGCTCAAATTCTTAAAAAAGAAAAAAATATTACCCCACCCCAACGCGACGGTTTGCAGATCATAGAACGCAGTGGAGAGCAACTGTTGTTGTTGATCAACGATATCTTGCATTTGTCAAAAATAGAATCAGGCAAACTAGAGCTGGAAAACAATGATTTCAATTTTGCCGATTTTGTAAAAAATGTAGTAAGCATTACCAGGGTATGGGCCGAAAACAAAAATATAGACTACCGTTTCGAGAGCCCGGCTCAGCTGCCTTATTTTGTAAATGGTGATGAAAAACGCATCCGACAAATATTATTCAACTTGTTGAGCAATGCCATTAAGTTTACCGATGAAGGAGGAGTTACTTTTAGGATTACCCATACCCCACACCCAACCAAAGTATTGAATCATATTTTTGTGTTCGAGGTAGAAGATACGGGTACTGGAATACCCAAAGACACTATTGCCAAAATATTTGAGCCTTTTCATCAGGTACGAGGTAGTCGCCACCAGGCAGAAGGTACAGGACTGGGACTGGCAATCTGTAACCGTTTGGTAAAACTCATGGATGGTTCTATTCAAGTAGAAAGCACCTTGGGCAAAGGGAGTTTGTTTAAGCTCACTATAGATATGCCCGTAACCAATAGCGAGTTGCCTCAGCCGCCACAAGAAGAGAGAAATATTGTGGGTTACCAAGGCGATACTATCAAGTTGTTGGTGGTAGACGATCGAGAAGAAAACCGAATGGTTTTGAACAATATGCTCAGTCCGTTGGGTTTTGAAGTATACGAAGCCATAGATGGAGAAGATGCTGTAAATAAAACCAGGGAATACGAGCCTGAATGTGTGATTATGGATTTGGTCATGCCCAATATGGATGGTTTTGAAGCAGTAAAGCTGATTAGAGAAGATGCCAGCCTCAAGGGAATCAAAATTATTGCTTGCTCAGCAAGTGTATACGACTACGACCGCAACCAAAGTGTGGCAGTGGGTTGCAACGATTTTGTGCCCAAACCTGTAAACATTGCCGAAATGCTGGCCACCCTGGCAAGGCACTTGGCGATAGAGTGGGTATACGAGCAAGCCCTGGAGGTGGTGTCGAACAGTAGTGCCAAAGTGGTACCGCAAAACAAAGAAATGATATTTCCTAGTCAGGAGGTGTTACAACAAATATATAAACTGGCGCTTATTGGTGATGTAGAGTCACTGGTAGAGCGATTGACTGGGTTAGAGGAGGAAGATGAGGGTTTTGTACCGTTTGTGGCAAAAATACGTACATTTGCGCGCGAGTACAAGATGAAGTTGATACGGCAGTTTATAAAGTCTCAATTAAAAACTGATGAATAA